One Ethanoligenens harbinense YUAN-3 genomic window carries:
- a CDS encoding YfhO family protein, with product MELLRPKRRYLEVFIISLIIALSFLLPYILIDKGIFVFYGDYNVQQVPFYMLVHNAIRSGNTAWSWTTDLGANFIGSYAFYNLGSPFFWLTMPLPDWMVPYTLGPLLALKMAVASVGAYAFIGRFVKRDEFAAIGGLLYAFSGFSIYNIFFNHFHEPMAFFPFLLIGLEEFMKNNRKGLFALAVFVNAIINYEFFIGTVFFLVLYFILRAASGDWKLGIKKFFLLLFESVVGVGLACVLFIPAILAVMGNYRVHQPLQGWNLLLYDNNQRYGDILHSLFFPQDLPARPNFFPDANNKWSSMSAFLPFFSCSGALAFIIARKGHWLRRILCISLLIALIPGLNSMFILFNSDYYARWFFMPTLMLSLATCIALDDPDIDYAAGLKWTFAITLIFALAIGLIPQVSGGKITQIGLEAYPDRFWVYVAIALGGLVLLAVILRRNGKSSPRFLYRVTILLTLTICIYANFFVATGKENGEDGTWYKSVAVEGAQKLTLNRTPFSRIDVYNGMDNLGMFWNWPTIQAFQSVVPTSIMNFYQSVGVQRDVASRPQLQYIGLRALLSVKYLVQQNATDTFTSPGWVFDSYQNGMKVWRNTNFIPMGFTYTSYITQSQYKVSENKDLLLLKGILLNDTQIKKYSRLLTPLPLTDIYNTSDNQLAADSAARRMYTCSTFSTDNKGFSAAITLPQDNLVFFSVPYDSGWSATVNGTPATIEQVNVGFMAVKCTAGSNSIRFNYKTPGLAAGQTVTGIFAVILVAYLLFVRFGLPRCKERFPQFNHIGKARPLQNKETKEKTP from the coding sequence ATGGAACTGCTGCGACCCAAAAGACGCTATCTGGAAGTCTTCATTATTTCTCTGATAATTGCCCTGTCTTTTTTGTTGCCGTATATCCTCATCGACAAAGGTATCTTCGTCTTTTATGGGGACTATAACGTACAGCAGGTACCTTTTTATATGCTGGTGCACAATGCCATCCGCAGCGGCAACACCGCTTGGAGCTGGACGACCGACCTTGGTGCCAATTTTATCGGCTCCTATGCGTTCTATAACCTCGGCAGCCCATTTTTCTGGCTTACCATGCCGCTGCCGGACTGGATGGTCCCCTATACGTTGGGTCCCCTGCTGGCACTAAAAATGGCAGTGGCCTCCGTGGGCGCTTATGCGTTCATCGGCCGGTTCGTCAAGCGGGATGAATTTGCCGCCATCGGCGGGCTTCTGTATGCCTTTTCCGGCTTTTCCATCTACAATATCTTTTTCAACCATTTCCATGAACCGATGGCATTTTTCCCGTTCCTGCTCATCGGCTTAGAAGAATTCATGAAAAACAACCGCAAGGGCCTGTTTGCGCTGGCGGTGTTCGTCAATGCGATTATCAACTATGAATTCTTCATTGGCACGGTGTTTTTCCTGGTTCTCTATTTTATCCTGCGAGCCGCTTCCGGGGACTGGAAGCTGGGCATCAAAAAGTTTTTTCTTCTGCTGTTCGAATCGGTGGTGGGCGTGGGGCTGGCGTGTGTGCTGTTCATTCCCGCCATCCTTGCGGTGATGGGCAATTACCGCGTGCACCAGCCTTTGCAGGGATGGAACCTGCTGCTATATGACAACAACCAGCGCTACGGCGACATCCTGCACTCACTGTTCTTCCCGCAGGATCTTCCTGCCAGGCCGAATTTCTTCCCGGACGCCAACAACAAATGGTCGTCCATGTCCGCATTCCTGCCGTTTTTCTCCTGCTCGGGCGCGCTAGCGTTCATCATTGCCAGAAAAGGTCACTGGCTGCGGCGTATCCTCTGCATCAGCCTGCTGATCGCGCTGATCCCCGGCTTGAACTCCATGTTCATCCTGTTCAACAGCGACTATTACGCACGGTGGTTCTTCATGCCCACGCTGATGCTGAGCCTTGCCACCTGCATTGCGCTGGATGACCCCGACATCGATTATGCGGCGGGGCTGAAATGGACCTTCGCCATCACCCTCATTTTTGCGCTGGCCATTGGGCTGATTCCCCAAGTGTCCGGCGGCAAGATCACACAGATTGGACTGGAAGCCTATCCCGACCGTTTCTGGGTCTATGTGGCCATTGCGCTCGGCGGACTGGTGCTGCTGGCCGTAATCCTGCGGAGAAACGGCAAGTCCTCACCCCGGTTTTTATACCGGGTAACTATTCTGCTCACGCTCACCATCTGTATCTACGCCAATTTCTTCGTCGCCACCGGCAAAGAAAACGGTGAAGACGGCACGTGGTACAAATCCGTGGCGGTGGAAGGCGCGCAAAAACTTACGCTGAACCGCACACCATTCTCCCGCATCGACGTCTACAACGGCATGGACAATCTGGGTATGTTCTGGAACTGGCCGACCATCCAGGCATTCCAAAGCGTGGTGCCCACCTCCATTATGAATTTTTACCAGAGCGTAGGCGTGCAGCGCGATGTGGCCTCCCGGCCGCAACTGCAGTATATCGGCCTGCGCGCGCTGCTCTCGGTCAAATATCTGGTGCAGCAGAACGCCACCGACACGTTCACTTCTCCGGGGTGGGTATTCGACTCTTACCAGAACGGCATGAAGGTATGGCGCAACACCAACTTCATCCCTATGGGGTTCACCTATACATCCTACATCACCCAATCCCAGTATAAAGTCTCGGAAAACAAAGACCTGCTGCTGCTCAAGGGCATACTACTCAACGACACGCAGATCAAAAAATACAGCCGTTTGCTCACGCCGCTCCCTCTGACGGACATCTACAACACCAGCGACAACCAGCTAGCGGCCGACAGCGCCGCGCGCCGCATGTATACCTGCTCGACTTTTTCTACGGATAACAAAGGGTTTTCCGCTGCCATCACATTACCGCAGGACAATCTCGTCTTTTTCAGCGTACCATATGACAGCGGCTGGAGCGCCACTGTGAACGGCACCCCCGCAACGATCGAACAGGTAAACGTGGGATTCATGGCCGTAAAATGCACCGCGGGCAGCAACTCCATCCGCTTCAATTATAAAACGCCCGGCCTTGCGGCTGGCCAAACCGTCACCGGTATTTTCGCCGTGATCCTCGTCGCTTATCTGCTGTTCGTGCGCTTTGGGCTGCCGCGATGCAAAGAACGATTCCCGCAATTCAATCACATTGGCAAAGCGCGCCCCCTGCAAAATAAGGAAACCAAGGAGAAAACGCCATGA